CTCAGCCGATGGTCGAAGGAGCCAGGGTGCGGGGGCACATTGTATACGTGGATTGCTTCGGGAACGCGATTTCCAATATTACCTCGGCGCATGTCATGGCCGTTCAAGCTGGCATCGGGAGTGCGTCTGTCACGATTCGTCTCTTGGATCACAGGATTGAGGGGCTGGTGGGCAGCTATCAGGCAGGCCGGTCCGGCGCGCCGTGCGGGTTGATCAATAGCAACGGGGTGCTTGAAGTGTTTGTCAAGGAAGGGAGTGCGGCAAGCCTGTTGGGCGTGAGCGTTGGCGCGCCGATCGTGATTTCTCGTGAGTAAAAGGCGGAATTTAGTGGGCGAAGCCGCTTCAAAGGGCTACATATAAGTACTTGGCTCTGCTAGTCAGTGATGGTTCTGGTAGAGGAGCGAGCGAATGAGCATTCTTGTGACCGGCGGGGCCGGATTCATCGGCGCTAACTTTGTCTTGGATTGGCTGCGGGACGGCCGGGAAGCCGTGGTCAATCTGGATAAGCTCACCTATGCCGGCAATCTGGAGAATTTGGCGTCGACCCAGGGGGACAGCCGGCATCAGTTCGTGAGGGGCGACATTGGCGATGCGGCCTTGCTGGCGAAGCTGCTGGCCGAGCATCGGCCGCGCGCCGTTGTCAATTTCGCGGCGGAAAGCCATGTCGATCGCTCCATCCACGGACCCGAAGATTTCATCCAGACGAATATTGTGGGCACGTTCCGGTTGCTGGAAACAGTGCGCGGTTATTGGAGCGGACTGCCGGAGGAGGGAAAGTCCTCGTTTCGCTTTCTGCATGTGTCCACGGACGAGGTGTATGGCTCACTAGATACAGCCGCCCCTGCCTTTACCGAGGAGCACCGGTATGAGCCGAACAGCCCCTATTCCGCCAGCAAAGCCGCATCGGACCATCTCGTGCGGGCTTATCATCACACCTATGGGCTGCCGGTTGTCACGACCAATTGCTCGAATAACTATGGGCCCTTCCAATTTCCCGAAAAGCTGATTCCCCTGGTGATTCTCAATGCGCTGGCGGGCCAGCCGTTGCCGGTGTATGGGGATGGCCAGCAGGTCCGCGATTGGCTCTATGTCGGAGATCATTGCGCCGCGGTCCGGCGAGTGCTGGATGCCGGCCGGGTTGGCGACACTTATAATATCGGCGGGGGAAATGAGCGGGTGAATCTGGACGTCGTGCGAACTGTCTGTGCCATCCTGGACGAATGGCATCCGAAACAGGGCGGTGGCAGTTACCAGAGCCAGATTACGTTCGTGAAGGATCGCCCCG
The Nitrospira sp. genome window above contains:
- the rfbB gene encoding dTDP-glucose 4,6-dehydratase, encoding MSILVTGGAGFIGANFVLDWLRDGREAVVNLDKLTYAGNLENLASTQGDSRHQFVRGDIGDAALLAKLLAEHRPRAVVNFAAESHVDRSIHGPEDFIQTNIVGTFRLLETVRGYWSGLPEEGKSSFRFLHVSTDEVYGSLDTAAPAFTEEHRYEPNSPYSASKAASDHLVRAYHHTYGLPVVTTNCSNNYGPFQFPEKLIPLVILNALAGQPLPVYGDGQQVRDWLYVGDHCAAVRRVLDAGRVGDTYNIGGGNERVNLDVVRTVCAILDEWHPKQGGGSYQSQITFVKDRPGHDRRYAINSEKIRRELGWTPAETFETGMRKTVRWYLDHQAWVGHVTSGAYRQWVEQQYSR